A stretch of the Amycolatopsis sp. BJA-103 genome encodes the following:
- a CDS encoding ABC transporter ATP-binding protein: protein MENAISISGLHKSFGRTKALDGLDLQVPAGEVHGFLGPNGAGKSTTVRVLLGLLHADSGDVRLLGGDPWKDAASLHRRLAYVPGDVNLWPNLSGGEVIDLLGRLRGGLDQRRRKDLIERFDLDPKKKGRTYSKGNRQKVAIVAALASHVDLLILDEPTSGLDPLMEATFQYAIQEEREQGRTVLLSSHILAEVEALCDKVSIIRNGHTVETGTLAELRHLTRTSISAELAGPPNGLTKLENVHDLKVDGNRVRFDVETRSLDDALRQLTQVGVRSLTSQPPTLEELFLRHYTTEASAK from the coding sequence ATGGAAAACGCCATCTCCATCTCCGGCCTCCACAAATCCTTCGGCCGGACCAAGGCTCTGGACGGCCTTGACCTGCAGGTACCCGCTGGGGAGGTGCACGGCTTCCTCGGTCCGAACGGGGCGGGGAAGTCGACCACCGTCCGGGTCCTGCTCGGCCTGCTCCACGCAGACTCGGGCGACGTCCGCCTGCTCGGCGGCGACCCCTGGAAGGACGCGGCGAGCCTGCACCGGCGCCTCGCCTACGTCCCCGGCGACGTGAACCTCTGGCCCAACCTCTCCGGCGGCGAGGTGATCGATCTGCTGGGGCGGCTGCGGGGCGGGCTCGACCAGCGCCGCCGCAAGGACCTCATCGAGCGTTTCGACCTCGACCCCAAGAAGAAGGGGCGCACCTACTCCAAGGGCAACCGGCAGAAGGTCGCGATCGTGGCCGCGCTGGCCTCGCACGTGGATCTGTTGATCCTCGACGAGCCGACCTCCGGCCTCGACCCGCTGATGGAGGCCACCTTCCAGTACGCGATCCAGGAGGAACGCGAGCAGGGCCGCACGGTGCTGCTGTCGAGCCACATCCTCGCCGAGGTCGAGGCGCTCTGCGACAAGGTCAGCATCATCCGCAACGGGCACACCGTCGAGACCGGCACGCTGGCCGAACTCCGGCATCTCACCAGGACGTCGATCTCGGCCGAACTCGCCGGCCCACCGAACGGGCTGACGAAACTGGAGAACGTCCACGACCTCAAGGTCGACGGCAACCGGGTCCGCTTCGACGTCGAAACCCGGTCCCTCGACGACGCGCTGCGCCAGCTCACCCAGGTCGGCGTCCGCAGCCTGACCAGCCAGCCGCCGACGCTGGAAGAACTGTTCCTCCGTCACTACACCACCGAAGCGAGCGCGAAATGA
- a CDS encoding GbsR/MarR family transcriptional regulator — protein sequence MTTPESASSTQRDEDAVRRYVEHLGITLSQIGMQRMPARVFAALMTTDAGRLTAAELAEQLSVSPAAISGAVRWLEQIGLVAKEREPGSRRDHYRLFDDLWYATFMKRDRMITLWRDAADEGVAALGSDTPAGERVAEMRDFLSFMIKELNDMYAKWHAMRAEKGK from the coding sequence ATGACGACGCCTGAGAGTGCCTCGAGCACCCAGAGAGACGAGGACGCCGTCCGCCGTTATGTGGAGCACCTGGGCATCACGCTCTCCCAGATCGGGATGCAGCGGATGCCGGCCAGGGTGTTCGCCGCGTTGATGACCACCGACGCCGGTCGCCTGACCGCCGCCGAACTGGCCGAACAGCTTTCGGTGAGTCCCGCGGCGATCTCGGGGGCCGTCCGCTGGCTGGAGCAGATCGGGCTGGTCGCCAAGGAACGTGAACCGGGCTCGCGCCGTGACCACTACCGGCTCTTCGACGACCTTTGGTACGCCACCTTCATGAAGCGCGACCGCATGATCACCTTGTGGCGCGACGCCGCCGACGAGGGCGTCGCGGCGCTGGGGTCGGACACGCCCGCGGGCGAGCGGGTCGCCGAGATGCGGGACTTCCTGAGCTTCATGATCAAGGAGCTCAACGACATGTACGCGAAGTGGCACGCGATGCGGGCCGAAAAGGGCAAGTAG
- a CDS encoding SGNH/GDSL hydrolase family protein, with protein MISRAVMLAPILLAQAVRVRRTTPRLPGATGPVSGLVAGDGRPLRLAVLGESTVDGVGAATHAEALTGRLANELARDGRAVAWQAVGKTGANAKVVREELLPLLEPADLVVIALGVNDTIELHSAARYRRDLLDLIVSLRRRAGRVPVVLAGVPPMDRFPALPRPLRDVLGARSAVLDAAAARLALLPGVVHVPMPAAMLDPATFAEDRFHPGPEGYRRWAEQLADVSRQLLSDTIRPEKR; from the coding sequence GTGATCAGTCGCGCGGTGATGCTCGCCCCGATCCTCCTCGCGCAGGCGGTCCGGGTGCGCCGTACGACGCCGCGGCTGCCGGGCGCGACGGGACCGGTCAGCGGCCTCGTGGCGGGCGACGGCCGCCCGTTGCGGCTCGCGGTACTCGGTGAGTCCACTGTGGACGGCGTCGGCGCGGCGACGCACGCCGAGGCATTGACCGGACGGCTCGCGAACGAACTCGCGCGGGACGGCCGCGCGGTCGCCTGGCAGGCCGTCGGCAAGACCGGCGCCAACGCCAAGGTGGTGCGCGAGGAGCTGCTGCCGCTGCTCGAACCCGCCGACCTCGTGGTGATCGCGCTGGGCGTCAACGACACGATCGAACTGCATTCGGCCGCGCGCTACCGGCGTGACCTGCTCGACCTGATCGTCTCCCTGCGACGCCGGGCCGGACGGGTCCCGGTGGTGCTGGCGGGTGTGCCGCCCATGGACCGTTTCCCCGCACTGCCGCGTCCGCTGCGGGACGTCCTCGGCGCGCGGTCGGCCGTCCTCGACGCCGCGGCCGCCCGGCTGGCGTTGCTGCCCGGCGTCGTCCACGTCCCGATGCCCGCCGCGATGCTGGACCCCGCGACCTTCGCCGAGGACCGCTTTCACCCCGGTCCCGAGGGCTACCGGCGCTGGGCCGAACAACTCGCTGACGTGAGCCGTCAACTACTCAGCGACACGATCAGGCCGGAAAAGCGCTGA
- a CDS encoding RNA polymerase sigma factor, with protein sequence MTDVQTTEVDPPWEGLTGADLHAACMRAARAGDRQAMDRLVHELTPLVWHVARANGLDRLTAEDVVQTVWLALFSQLDKLRDPKALAAWLITTTRREAQHPFGRRAQPVPLTDELAESMESTHPAPEEEAVRADRDRRVWRAFLRLPHRCQQLLRLTVLAGRAEYQLVAEALRMPRGSVGPTRGRCLESMRDLLAHEGGSR encoded by the coding sequence GTGACCGACGTGCAAACGACCGAGGTAGACCCGCCATGGGAAGGACTGACCGGTGCCGACCTGCATGCCGCCTGCATGCGCGCGGCGCGGGCCGGTGACCGCCAGGCGATGGACAGACTTGTGCACGAGCTGACCCCGCTCGTGTGGCATGTCGCGCGTGCGAACGGGCTCGATCGCCTGACCGCCGAGGACGTGGTCCAGACGGTATGGCTCGCCCTGTTCAGCCAGCTCGACAAGCTTCGTGACCCCAAGGCGCTCGCCGCCTGGTTGATCACCACCACCAGACGCGAAGCACAGCATCCCTTCGGCCGCCGCGCTCAGCCCGTCCCGCTGACCGACGAGCTGGCCGAAAGCATGGAGAGCACCCACCCGGCTCCCGAGGAGGAAGCCGTCCGCGCCGACCGGGATCGCCGGGTCTGGCGCGCCTTCCTCCGCTTGCCGCACCGTTGTCAGCAGCTCCTTCGGCTGACCGTGCTCGCCGGGCGGGCCGAATACCAACTGGTCGCCGAAGCACTCCGCATGCCGCGCGGAAGTGTCGGCCCGACCAGGGGCCGTTGCCTCGAATCGATGCGCGACCTACTGGCCCACGAAGGGGGAAGCCGATGA
- a CDS encoding CHAT domain-containing protein has product MAAAADHGPGAAIKLLLRALTCLGPLEAAGPDRLEIRARVLISLAAAEAEVLSQKDGFARLDEAERVRLSLPEGEIRRLLRFTVVLQRAVVLMRVWRLDEALALYDAVLPSLVDEVEDHSLLLTRNMMNRAWLHLQMTNPDGAYTDLMGALDIAVEYGHRRLEGKIRHNLGDHAQLLGDIPEALRHYEQAASIFVTEGPGSLPLVRLDQAKALLTAGLAEEAARHLDEAIPELRGNGAHHVVAEAEVARAGAAILEGDHVLAKKLATSARRSFLRRGNGRWAEIAELTRLRADAVKVLADREKKPSAKLPERLADLAIRLAELGLRDEVGAARMFAVRLLIRRDETAAAQTLLAQVPKPRQTTPIDHRMLLRLCRAELAVASHRPRSALAQARAGLAELGQIRDRMGGLDLVCGTAAHGEELGKLALTLVLKKARRSGAGAKSLFAWLERTRAQVYRYEPLPVIEDPALARHINEMRHVQGTIQARRLSGEPVGKLEERYDRLQQEATRLGWYTSQWGRPRPVSAPEEVVEQLGDRVLVSLMGYRDTLYAVVVDRGRFRLVKLGPLGEIVETARQLHADLDALAPDNLPAPLVEVVTGSARRRADKLDKLISASLAKTLENRELIIVPIGSLYALPWGALPSLHGHPVSIAPSATAWVTASGRRSEGPVLLAGGPGVPGSVGEVRNLRTVYPDALLVDGKDATSDAVLSALDGSGMAHLVAHGAHEPANALFSRLELVGGPLYAHETARLAKPPERVVLAACELAMSHIRPGEEALGFAGTLLASGSRTVIGAIARVGDKAAADAMADLHRRLASGTAPALALAEATAADPLRRPFLCLGAG; this is encoded by the coding sequence ATGGCCGCCGCCGCCGACCACGGCCCGGGCGCCGCGATCAAGTTGCTGCTGCGCGCTTTGACCTGCCTCGGGCCGCTTGAAGCCGCCGGGCCGGACAGGCTGGAGATCCGGGCCAGGGTGCTGATCAGCCTCGCCGCGGCCGAGGCCGAGGTCCTGTCCCAAAAGGACGGATTCGCTCGGCTGGACGAAGCGGAACGAGTGCGGCTTTCGCTGCCGGAAGGCGAAATCCGGCGGTTGCTCCGGTTCACCGTGGTGCTGCAACGCGCCGTCGTCCTGATGCGGGTCTGGCGGCTGGACGAAGCGCTCGCGCTCTACGACGCGGTGCTTCCCAGCCTGGTCGACGAGGTGGAAGACCACAGCCTGCTCCTGACCCGGAACATGATGAACCGGGCGTGGCTGCATCTGCAGATGACCAATCCCGACGGCGCCTACACGGATCTGATGGGCGCGCTGGACATCGCGGTCGAGTACGGCCATCGCCGTCTCGAGGGGAAGATCCGGCACAACCTGGGAGATCACGCCCAGTTGCTCGGCGACATCCCCGAAGCACTCCGGCACTACGAGCAGGCGGCCTCGATCTTCGTCACCGAAGGACCCGGCTCACTGCCGCTCGTCCGGCTCGACCAGGCGAAGGCCCTGCTCACCGCCGGGCTCGCCGAAGAAGCGGCGCGACATCTCGACGAAGCGATCCCCGAACTCCGCGGCAACGGCGCGCACCACGTCGTCGCGGAAGCGGAGGTCGCGCGAGCCGGCGCGGCCATCCTGGAGGGTGACCACGTACTGGCGAAGAAACTCGCGACGTCCGCGCGGCGGAGCTTCTTGCGGCGTGGCAACGGCCGGTGGGCGGAGATCGCCGAGTTGACCAGGCTGCGCGCGGACGCGGTGAAGGTGCTGGCGGACCGGGAAAAGAAGCCGTCCGCGAAACTGCCGGAACGACTGGCCGACCTCGCGATCCGGCTGGCCGAACTCGGCCTGCGCGACGAAGTGGGCGCGGCCAGGATGTTCGCGGTGCGGCTGCTGATCCGTCGCGACGAGACGGCCGCCGCGCAGACACTCCTGGCGCAGGTGCCGAAACCGCGGCAGACCACGCCGATCGACCACCGGATGCTGCTGCGGTTGTGCCGGGCCGAACTCGCGGTGGCGTCCCACCGGCCGCGTTCGGCGCTCGCGCAGGCACGCGCCGGACTGGCGGAGCTCGGGCAGATCCGCGACCGCATGGGCGGGCTCGACCTCGTCTGCGGGACGGCGGCGCACGGCGAGGAGCTGGGCAAACTCGCGCTGACACTGGTGCTCAAGAAGGCGAGGCGCAGCGGCGCCGGCGCGAAAAGTCTGTTCGCGTGGCTGGAACGCACGCGAGCGCAGGTGTACCGGTACGAACCGCTCCCCGTCATCGAAGACCCCGCGCTCGCCCGGCACATCAACGAAATGCGGCACGTGCAGGGGACGATCCAGGCGCGGCGGCTGTCCGGCGAACCGGTCGGGAAACTCGAGGAGCGCTACGACCGGCTGCAGCAGGAGGCGACCCGGCTCGGGTGGTACACCAGCCAATGGGGTCGTCCGCGGCCGGTCTCGGCACCCGAAGAGGTGGTCGAGCAGCTCGGGGATCGCGTGCTGGTCAGCCTGATGGGGTATCGCGACACCTTGTACGCGGTGGTCGTCGACCGCGGCCGGTTCCGGCTCGTGAAGCTGGGTCCGCTCGGGGAGATCGTCGAAACCGCGCGGCAGTTGCACGCGGACCTCGACGCGCTGGCCCCGGACAACCTGCCCGCGCCGCTGGTCGAGGTCGTCACCGGGTCCGCCCGGCGCCGGGCGGACAAACTGGACAAGCTGATCTCCGCGTCGCTGGCGAAGACGCTGGAGAACCGCGAGCTGATCATCGTGCCGATCGGTTCGCTGTACGCGTTGCCTTGGGGCGCTTTGCCTTCACTGCACGGGCATCCGGTGTCGATCGCGCCGTCGGCGACGGCCTGGGTGACCGCGTCCGGGCGGCGGAGCGAGGGGCCGGTCCTGCTCGCCGGCGGGCCGGGGGTGCCGGGTTCGGTCGGTGAGGTGCGGAACCTGCGGACGGTCTACCCGGACGCCCTGCTCGTCGACGGGAAGGACGCGACCAGCGACGCCGTACTGTCCGCTTTGGACGGTTCGGGGATGGCGCACCTGGTCGCGCACGGCGCGCACGAACCGGCGAACGCGCTCTTCTCGCGGCTGGAACTCGTCGGTGGCCCGTTGTACGCGCACGAAACCGCCCGGCTCGCGAAGCCGCCGGAACGGGTGGTGCTGGCCGCTTGCGAACTCGCGATGAGTCACATCCGGCCCGGTGAGGAAGCGCTCGGGTTCGCCGGGACGCTGCTCGCCAGCGGCTCGCGGACGGTCATCGGCGCGATCGCGCGAGTCGGCGACAAGGCCGCCGCCGACGCGATGGCCGATCTACACCGGCGACTGGCCTCGGGGACCGCGCCCGCGTTGGCGCTCGCCGAAGCGACGGCCGCGGATCCGCTGCGGCGTCCCTTCCTGTGCCTCGGCGCGGGCTGA
- a CDS encoding SRPBCC family protein, whose product MGKTYSFEINRTSSASPASLFALEADGSRWSEWAKPVVFHSRWAREPGEDGVGAVRAVGLWPLYLHEETLEYEQDRKHVYGFAGLKLIKDYRAEVLFTPNASGGTDLRWTGRFTEPLPGTGAAVRTALRTVVSLLATRLVKHAERP is encoded by the coding sequence ATGGGCAAGACGTACTCCTTCGAGATCAACCGGACGAGCAGCGCCTCGCCCGCTTCCCTTTTCGCGCTGGAGGCCGACGGTTCCCGGTGGTCGGAATGGGCGAAGCCGGTGGTGTTCCACTCGCGCTGGGCGCGGGAACCGGGCGAGGACGGGGTGGGCGCCGTCCGGGCAGTCGGCCTGTGGCCGTTGTATCTCCACGAAGAGACGCTGGAGTACGAACAGGACCGGAAGCACGTCTACGGCTTCGCGGGCCTCAAGCTGATCAAGGACTACCGCGCCGAAGTCTTGTTCACGCCGAACGCTTCCGGCGGCACGGACCTGCGCTGGACGGGCCGCTTCACCGAACCGCTGCCCGGCACCGGCGCCGCCGTCCGCACGGCGCTGCGCACCGTCGTCTCACTCCTGGCCACGCGCCTGGTGAAACACGCCGAACGCCCCTGA
- a CDS encoding FUSC family protein, with the protein MSTTRREIAAPHWLVQLLRSTPVPIPWNMVARAVLALAVPLAVGYALGDIGVGALVSTGALPTVLSESAGPYRYRARRLGGATAAAALGYFAGLITGGIPAASIPVVVGVAAVSALVSAAGSNASVAGLQMFVFCVLGTGQHVTGLRVEILLGYFCIGAAWSLLIALATWTFRATSPERGAVAHVYVELAAMLSATDEATSRVARHQLTTAMNTAYDRLLTARSWLSGRDATYRQLLNLLSASTPAVEASVAMVNAGRRAPDDVIGHFIATSAAVLANQEPPEPPEAPDDADPVLTALYAGLARIGKGDNRKRREVQPWHKRLRGWAGSLVSGPLTWFAALRLTLCVAIAEVVALFVPFERSYWITLTVGIVLKPDFGSVFGRAVLRGIGTVIGVGIGAAVLAAGGEGWLLVLLIAVFAGGVAVGKVRNYGILSAFVTPLIILQMDLASTGSWDVVLARLVDTVLGCAIVLLFGYLLWPGSRRPQIGGRLADSLDSLVKYVDKGLVLAPSGEARLDRSRARRRAYRALADLRTAFQQVVVEPSAAGRQAVAWWPVIAGLERVADAVTEVGVTLGRGAPAPDEADIALLTAALAELAAAVREEREPAEMPMPDNEQLSGVVDQIGAAFDAVRGPDLVERAPLRLVRRFLPYHRRA; encoded by the coding sequence GTGAGCACGACGCGCCGCGAGATCGCCGCACCACATTGGCTGGTGCAGCTGCTCCGCAGCACGCCGGTTCCCATCCCGTGGAACATGGTCGCCCGCGCCGTCCTCGCGCTCGCCGTGCCGCTGGCCGTCGGGTACGCGCTCGGCGACATCGGCGTCGGCGCGCTCGTCTCCACCGGCGCCCTGCCCACCGTCCTGTCCGAATCCGCAGGCCCGTACCGCTACCGCGCCCGGCGGCTCGGCGGCGCCACCGCGGCCGCCGCCCTCGGCTACTTCGCCGGGTTGATCACCGGCGGCATCCCGGCCGCGTCCATCCCGGTCGTCGTCGGAGTCGCGGCGGTGTCGGCACTGGTCAGCGCGGCGGGCAGCAACGCGTCGGTCGCCGGACTGCAGATGTTCGTCTTCTGCGTACTCGGCACCGGCCAGCACGTCACCGGCCTGCGCGTCGAAATCCTCCTCGGCTACTTCTGCATCGGCGCCGCGTGGAGCCTGCTCATCGCGCTCGCCACCTGGACCTTCCGCGCCACCAGCCCGGAACGCGGCGCCGTCGCGCACGTCTACGTCGAACTCGCCGCGATGCTGTCCGCGACCGACGAAGCCACCTCCCGCGTCGCGCGCCACCAGCTCACGACCGCGATGAACACCGCGTACGACCGGCTGCTCACCGCGCGATCCTGGCTGTCGGGCCGCGACGCCACCTACCGCCAGCTGCTCAACCTGCTCTCGGCCAGCACCCCCGCCGTCGAGGCGTCGGTCGCCATGGTCAACGCCGGCCGCCGGGCCCCGGACGACGTGATCGGCCACTTCATCGCCACCTCGGCCGCCGTGCTCGCCAACCAGGAACCGCCGGAACCACCCGAGGCGCCCGACGACGCCGACCCGGTCCTCACCGCCCTCTACGCCGGGCTCGCCCGGATCGGCAAGGGCGACAACCGGAAACGGCGCGAGGTCCAGCCGTGGCACAAGCGCCTCCGCGGCTGGGCGGGTTCGCTCGTCTCCGGTCCACTCACCTGGTTCGCCGCGCTCCGCCTCACGCTGTGCGTCGCGATCGCCGAAGTCGTCGCGCTGTTCGTCCCGTTCGAACGCTCCTACTGGATCACGCTCACCGTCGGCATCGTCCTCAAACCGGACTTCGGCTCGGTGTTCGGCCGCGCGGTCCTGCGCGGCATCGGCACGGTGATCGGCGTGGGCATCGGCGCGGCCGTGCTCGCCGCGGGCGGCGAAGGCTGGCTGCTGGTCCTGCTGATCGCCGTGTTCGCCGGAGGCGTCGCGGTCGGCAAGGTCCGCAACTACGGCATCCTCAGCGCCTTCGTGACCCCGTTGATCATCCTGCAGATGGACCTCGCCAGCACCGGAAGCTGGGACGTCGTGCTCGCGCGGCTCGTCGACACCGTGCTCGGCTGCGCGATCGTCCTGCTCTTCGGCTACCTGCTCTGGCCGGGCAGCCGTCGCCCGCAGATCGGCGGACGGCTCGCCGACAGCCTCGACAGCCTGGTGAAATACGTCGACAAGGGGCTCGTGCTCGCGCCGTCGGGCGAAGCGCGACTGGACCGCTCACGCGCCCGTCGCCGCGCCTACCGCGCACTGGCCGACCTCCGGACCGCGTTCCAGCAGGTCGTCGTCGAACCCTCCGCCGCCGGACGTCAGGCCGTCGCCTGGTGGCCGGTCATCGCCGGGCTCGAACGCGTCGCGGACGCCGTCACCGAAGTCGGCGTCACCCTGGGCCGTGGCGCCCCGGCACCGGACGAGGCCGACATCGCCCTGCTGACGGCCGCGCTCGCCGAACTCGCCGCCGCCGTCCGGGAGGAACGGGAGCCGGCGGAGATGCCGATGCCCGACAACGAGCAGCTGTCCGGCGTCGTCGACCAGATCGGCGCCGCCTTCGACGCCGTGCGCGGTCCCGACCTCGTCGAACGCGCGCCGCTGCGGCTGGTCCGGCGATTCCTGCCGTACCACCGCCGCGCCTGA
- a CDS encoding AAA family ATPase gives MLVWINGPFGGGKTQTAHELHRRLPGSVLSDPEVAGFGLQRMMPPRLRGDFQDLSAWRRGVFEVLDLMLGRQDGPVVVPMTLVEPTYFEEIIGGLRERGHDVRHFALLAERETVLRRLSERGIVHSLRRKGMPPKRESFAVSKLDLCLERLSGAEFGEHIHTDRIGVAEVADRIAASAGLTLEPNTDGALRGFVRRKWTSVKHIRFG, from the coding sequence ATGCTCGTCTGGATCAACGGCCCGTTCGGCGGTGGCAAGACGCAGACCGCGCACGAACTGCACCGGCGCCTGCCCGGCAGTGTCCTTTCCGATCCCGAGGTCGCGGGTTTCGGCCTGCAGCGGATGATGCCGCCGCGGCTGCGCGGCGACTTCCAGGACCTCTCCGCGTGGCGCCGGGGCGTCTTCGAGGTGCTCGACCTCATGCTCGGCAGGCAGGACGGCCCGGTGGTCGTGCCGATGACACTGGTGGAGCCCACGTACTTCGAGGAGATCATCGGCGGCTTGCGGGAGCGCGGGCACGACGTCCGCCACTTCGCGTTGCTGGCCGAACGCGAGACCGTGCTGCGGCGGCTGAGCGAACGCGGCATCGTCCATTCCTTGCGGCGCAAGGGGATGCCACCGAAACGCGAGAGTTTCGCGGTTTCGAAGCTCGACCTCTGCCTGGAGCGGCTGAGCGGCGCGGAGTTCGGTGAGCACATCCACACGGACCGGATCGGCGTCGCCGAGGTCGCCGATCGGATCGCCGCGTCGGCCGGGCTGACCCTCGAACCGAACACGGACGGCGCGCTGCGGGGATTCGTCCGTCGCAAGTGGACGAGCGTCAAGCACATCCGGTTCGGCTGA
- a CDS encoding SAM-dependent methyltransferase, producing MAEEDVDAYPPPGIDMRRPSDARVHDYYLEGTASWQIDRKFGDKVLGEFPMLRPIAKANRVFLHRVVRHLIRAGVTQFIDIGAGLPTMQHAHQVADDLAPGKTSVVYVDYEPVAVSHSQGLLEEHGDPARHAAVHGDLRAPDRLWKQVADTGIIDLQKPVAILLIAVLHVQQPASARSGDSGDVGPASVARYRELAPRGSYLAISHITDEGVPSHYEKPLVRLKEMYDNNSSPVIWRKRAEIEALFGDFELVPPGLAWTTEWHPEDAGPTEPEIAFTTPNESLILGGVGRKS from the coding sequence GTGGCCGAGGAGGATGTCGACGCGTATCCACCTCCGGGCATCGATATGCGGCGTCCCAGCGACGCGCGGGTCCATGACTATTACCTCGAAGGCACTGCGTCCTGGCAGATCGATCGCAAGTTCGGGGACAAGGTCCTCGGCGAGTTCCCGATGCTCCGGCCGATCGCCAAAGCCAACCGGGTGTTCCTGCACCGCGTGGTGCGTCATCTCATCCGCGCCGGGGTCACCCAGTTCATCGACATCGGTGCCGGGCTGCCCACCATGCAGCACGCGCACCAGGTGGCCGACGACCTCGCGCCGGGGAAGACCAGCGTGGTGTACGTGGACTACGAACCCGTCGCCGTCTCCCATTCGCAAGGCCTTTTGGAAGAGCACGGGGACCCCGCCCGCCACGCCGCGGTGCACGGGGACCTCCGAGCGCCGGACCGGCTCTGGAAGCAGGTGGCGGACACCGGCATCATCGATCTGCAGAAGCCCGTGGCGATCCTGCTGATCGCGGTGCTGCACGTCCAGCAGCCCGCGTCGGCGCGCAGTGGCGACAGCGGCGATGTCGGCCCCGCCTCGGTCGCGCGTTATCGCGAACTCGCGCCGCGCGGGTCGTACCTGGCCATCTCGCACATCACCGACGAGGGCGTGCCGAGCCATTACGAGAAGCCGCTGGTCAGACTCAAGGAGATGTACGACAACAACAGCAGTCCGGTGATCTGGCGCAAGCGCGCCGAGATCGAGGCGCTGTTCGGCGACTTCGAACTCGTCCCCCCGGGCCTGGCCTGGACGACCGAGTGGCATCCGGAGGACGCCGGCCCCACCGAGCCGGAAATCGCCTTCACCACTCCTAACGAGTCACTGATCCTCGGCGGAGTCGGCCGCAAGTCCTAA
- a CDS encoding helix-turn-helix domain-containing protein, with the protein MTPEHLNHTDETDRLHLGELLKAARERAGVKQVEARALIGKSQSTMAKIEAGTTSISRHALQKLIAVYAPPADDVPTMWVLWEKANSPTRLRHGQRIGTPVWFREVLLTEQLTDEMRSWTGERVPGLLQCESYMLDQFDGEGRGPEISPRLIQRRKRQLMFEDGNRSFTFLMSESALDRLCAQTRHPDVVADQLKHMIGLAERDNITIRVVQYQAVAYVDPDFVILRNSEGDRAYSEYLTNVRWANMRELAIYHDAWSALLSIAASPEKTLEDLHRRCRLADLSDPDGG; encoded by the coding sequence ATGACGCCTGAGCACCTGAATCACACTGACGAAACCGACCGTCTCCATCTCGGCGAGCTACTGAAGGCCGCCCGCGAGCGAGCAGGGGTGAAACAAGTCGAAGCTCGGGCCCTGATCGGTAAGTCGCAGAGCACGATGGCGAAGATCGAGGCCGGAACGACCTCGATTTCGCGTCATGCCTTGCAGAAGCTGATCGCCGTCTACGCGCCACCGGCGGACGACGTACCTACCATGTGGGTGTTGTGGGAGAAGGCGAACTCTCCGACACGGCTCCGCCACGGTCAGCGCATCGGCACGCCGGTGTGGTTCCGGGAGGTGCTACTGACGGAGCAACTAACCGATGAGATGCGGTCCTGGACCGGTGAGCGCGTCCCAGGGTTACTCCAGTGCGAGTCCTACATGCTGGACCAGTTCGACGGCGAAGGCCGAGGGCCCGAGATCTCTCCGCGCCTGATTCAACGCAGGAAACGACAGCTCATGTTCGAGGACGGGAACAGGAGCTTTACTTTCCTGATGAGCGAGTCCGCCCTCGACCGGCTGTGTGCCCAAACCCGCCACCCGGACGTCGTTGCGGACCAGCTCAAGCACATGATCGGACTAGCCGAGCGAGACAACATCACGATCCGCGTCGTGCAGTATCAAGCCGTCGCTTATGTCGACCCAGACTTTGTCATTCTGCGAAACTCGGAAGGTGACCGCGCCTACAGCGAATACCTAACCAACGTGCGCTGGGCCAACATGCGCGAGCTGGCGATCTATCACGACGCATGGTCCGCACTACTGTCGATTGCGGCGAGTCCTGAGAAAACCCTCGAGGACCTTCACAGACGGTGCAGGCTTGCCGACCTGAGTGACCCCGATGGTGGATGA
- a CDS encoding DUF397 domain-containing protein: MRFYDSVPPTAGIDASGWHRSTYSSLDGEDACVEVNLTSRLIGVRDSKLSASPVLTFSPPGWRTFVELVRQDAIDL, translated from the coding sequence ATGCGGTTCTACGATTCGGTGCCGCCCACGGCGGGGATCGACGCGAGCGGCTGGCACCGCTCGACATACAGCAGCCTCGATGGGGAAGACGCCTGCGTGGAAGTCAACTTGACCAGTCGGCTGATCGGGGTGCGCGACAGCAAGCTCTCCGCTTCACCGGTTCTCACCTTTTCCCCGCCAGGCTGGCGGACCTTCGTCGAACTCGTCCGTCAGGACGCCATCGATCTTTAG